AAACTATACCAATCTTCCTATTGAATCTTCACCACCATTAAAACAAATTTTAAAAGATAGAGAAGCTGAAGTGAAGGAACCTGAACAAGAGGGTAAGGGGGATAAAAAGAAAAAACCGGCAAAGGTAGAAGAGAATGTTGTCTTTTTATATAACACCCATAATAGAGAATCGTTTTTACCCCTTTTACCAAAAGTTGATGATCCTGATCTAGCTTATCACGATGAGGCCAACATTACGAAAGTAAGTGATAGACTGGCTCAATCACTGGAAGATAACGGCATTGGAGCTATTGTCGATCATACCGATATTACGAAGATATTACAGCAAAAGGGAATGAAATCCTATCAATCTTATGATGTATCACGAAACGTGGTTGAAGAGGCGTTTGCATCACATGAAAAATTGAACTATGTCTTTGATATTCACCGGGATAGTCAACCTAGAGAAGTAACTACAACCACTATCGGGGGAGAAAAATACGCTAGAATAGCAATTGTAGTTGGCGGGGAAAATGCTGACTTTCAAAAAAATCTTGCATTTGCACAAAAATTAAATTCTTTGATGGAGGAAAAATATCCTGGTTTAAATAGAGCGGTAATTGTAAAGGAAGGACCTGGCGTTGATGGTGTTTACAATCAAGACCTGTCAAAAAAATCGTTAATATTTGAAATCGGCGGGGTTGGCAACAACTTAGAAGAATTATACCGATCAGCGGATGCTCTTGCAGAAGTGTTTAGTGACTTTTACTATGATGCTGAAAAAGTGTCAACTAAGGAAAAGGAGGATTAGATCATGAAATCCATCGTCGTGCTGTTATTATTGGTCCTGTTTTTTGTATCAGGAATGCTGTTTGGTGTGGAACATGATCGTGATCAGGCAAAACTCCCAACACCTCAAGTTGAAACTATCGATGGCAATGAAGGTAGTGAACAGCAGGAAGAAATTATCAAAGTCACATCTGAACCAGAAAATGGCGAATACAAACAGGCCCCTGTTTACTTCACTCAAAAGATGGCATCATTTTTTGAAGGAATCGTTAAAGGTTTTTATGAAATCATTGTCCAGTTGCTTTATCAAATTGTTCAGTTATTTTATTAAGTTGTGAAAAGCCGAAATACCCCTTTGCTTTTAGTTAAGAAGTTATGCTAAGAGGTGAGGGGTTATTTAATGATTGATTGTCTAACGCGCAATTGCTATAATCAACCCTAGTATGCGACGTTAAAATTAACTTTTTAAGAATGGCAAAAAATGTAGGAGTGAGCATCACAGATGGTGAAAAAACAACGCAATGTTCGAAACTTTTCGATCATCGCCCATATTGATCATGGTAAATCAACATTGGCGGATCGAATTCTAGAAAAGACAAAAGCATTAACCCAACGTGAAATGAAAGAACAATTCCTGGATGCAATGGATCTTGAACGCGAGCGCGGCATAACGATAAAACTTAATGCGGTCCAATTGGGTTATACAAGTAACGCTGGTGAAGAATATATTTTTAATTTAATCGATACACCAGGCCATGTCGATTTTACATATGAGGTATCGCGAAGCCTGGCAGCATGTGAAGGAGCAATTTTGGTTGTTGATGCTGCACAGGGAATAGAAGCACAAACATTAGCAAATGTTTATCTGGCGCTAGATAATGAATTGGAAATTATTCCTGTAATAAATAAAATTGATTTGCCCAATGCAGACACTGATCGTGTAACCCAGGAGCTAGTGGATGTAATTGGTATTGATCCTGAAGACGTTATTCTAGCATCGGCAAAGGATGGAATCGGAATTGATGAAATTCTTGAGCGGATTTCAGAAGCAATACCGGCGCCAGCAGGAGATGTTAACAATCCGTTGAAAGCACTCATTTTTGATTCGTTGTATGATGCCTATCGCGGTGTCGTTGCTTATATCTGTATAAAAGAAGGCTCCGTCAAGGTCGGCGACAAAATTAAAATGATGGCGACGGAGAAAGAGTTTGAGGTCAATGAGGTTGGAGTATTCTCACCCAAACCACTTAAGAAAAATATGTTAACGGTTGGCGATGTTGGCTACCTGACCGCTTCAATTAAAAATGTGGGAGATAGTCGTGTTGGTGATACAATTACACTCGCTAATAACCAAGCAGAATCCCCTTTGCCAGGTTATCGTAAGTTAAATCCAATGGTTTTCTGTGGATTATTTCCGATCGATTCCAATCAATATAACGATCTTCGTGAAGCTTTGGAGCGCCTTGAGTTAAATGATTCTTCCTTACAATATGATGCGGAGACCTCACAGGCACTTGGGTTCGGATTTCGATGTGGATTCCTTGGGTTACTGCACATGGAAATCATTCAGGAACGAATAGAGCGGGAGTTCAACATAGGGCTTATCACTACGGCTCCTAGTGTTATTTACGAAGTGGAGAAGACTGACGAAGAAATTTTGGAAATAGATAATCCTTCTGAACTTCCGGATCCGCAAACCATTAGTGAAATTCGTGAACCATATGTAAAAGCAACCATTATGGTACCTAATGATTACGTTGGAACAGTTATGGAGCTTTCACAGAAAAAACGCGGGCAATTTGTAGATATGGAGTACTTGGATGATATCCGCGTAAATGTGATGTATCATATTCCATTATCGGAAATAGTTTATGACTTTTTTGATCAGCTGAAATCGCAAACGAAAGGCTATGCCTCGTTTGATTATGAACTTATTGGTTATCGGGCTTCTAACCTTGTGAAAATGGATATATTGCTTAATAATGACTCAATTGATGCATTGTCATTCATTGTTCATCGGGATTTTGCTTATGACCGCGGGAAACAAATTGTCGAGACATTGAAAGATTTAATCCCGAAACAGCAATTTGAGGTGCCTGTGCAAGCCGCAATAGGTAATAAAATTGTTGCCAGGTCAACCATTAAAGCAATGCGAAAAAACGTACTATCCAAATGCTACGGCGGGGATATTACACGAAAACGAAAGTTGCTGGAGAAACAAAAAGAAGGTAAGAAACGCATGAAAATGGTAGGATCAGTGGAAGTTCCACAAGAAGCATTTATGGCTGTATTAAAAATTAATGATGATTGATTGTTGAGGGTGAACTTTGTCGAATGTACAAACAATCGAAAAGTTCGTCCCTTTTCTTTTGTTGCTAACTGATACGAAACGTAAAGGAGTGAGCTAATTGGTACAATCCGTTTATATACACATTCCATTTTGCCAGCAAATCTGTCATTATTGTGATTTTGTAAAGTTTTTTTATAATGAAAAATTAGCTGATGAGTATGTCGAGGCGCTATCAAATGAAATAAGAACGAATGTAAAAGAAAGAAAGCAGCCTGTTAAAACAATCTTTATTGGTGGTGGGACACCCACAGCACTTAATGTAAAGCAGCTTCAATCATTATTAGAAGTGATTGCTGAAAGGTTTGATGTTACAGCCTGTGAAGAGTTTACCATAGAAGCGAATCCAGGTGACTTCGATGCCGATAAAGCAAAACTATTAAAAAGATATGGGGTAAATCGCGTTTCATTAGGGGTTCAAGCTTTCGATAACCAATTATTAGAAGATATTGGCAGACTTCATAAAGTTAAGGATGTATACAATACGGTAAATCTATTGAAAAAACATGGGTTTGATAACATCAGTATTGATTTAATATATGCGCTGCCGAATCAAACCGTGGATGGTTTTGAAAAGTCATTGCAGGAAGCAATTTCATTTGACTTACCGCATTACTCAACTTATTCCCTGCAAATAGAACCTAAAACCGTTTTCTATCAACGCCACAAAAAAGGTAAATTACACCGTCCGCCACAGGAAGATGAAGTCCAAATGTATAAAATATTAAGGGATACCATGAAAGAAAATGGAATCGAACAATATGAAATCAGCAATTTTGCAAAGCCTGGTTACGAAAGCAAACATAATTTAACCTATTGGAATAATGATTACTATTATGGTTTTGGTGCGGGAGCACATGGTTATTTACCGGGTAAACGGACAGGTAACATCAGGCCTCTTCCCGCATATGTGAAACAGGCCCTGAAGGATGGACACCCTATTTTATCCGCGGAAGAAATTGGATTAAAAGAAATGATCGAAGAAGAGATGTTCTTAGGTCTTCGCAAACGTGAGGGTGTAAGCAAGCAACAATTCGAACAAAAATATAGGCTGTCGATAGACGGGTTGTACGGCAAAAAGATTAGCCGACTGGCAGCTAAAGAATGGATTTATAATACAGATGATACTATTTCTTTAACCCCTGAGGGAATCCTGTTTGGGAACAATGTTTTTGCCGAATTTTTATTAGAAGATGATAATTTAAGCCATCTGCGTTGACAAAAAAATAAGTATTTGATAATTTATTAGTAGAATTAGCACTCAGCGAATAAGAGTGCTAACAGAGGTGATCATCATGTTAACGGAAAGACAATTATTGATCTTACAAGTGATAATTGATGATTTCATCCAGACAGCACAACCAGTCGGATCACGTGTTTTGTCTAAAAAAGAAAGTATCTCCTTTAGCTCCGCCACGATACGAAATGTAATGGCTGATCTTGAGGATTTAGGATACTTGCAGAAGACACACTCATCGTCTGGAAGAATACCATCTGAAAAAGGGTATCGGTTTTACGTAGATCATTTAGTGTCTGCGGAAGGGATACCGGACAATATTGATGTCATGAAGCATGTGATCCAAGATGGGGTTTTTGAATTTGAGCAAGTTGTTCAAAAATCCGCCCAAGTGCTATCTGATCTAACAAATTACACATCAATTATTTTAGGGCCGGAGGTATTTGAGACAAAATTAAAACAGCTGCAAATTGTTACGTTATCAGACCATACCGCTGTAGCGATTTTGATTACGAATACGGGGCATGTCGAGCATCGCGCATTCACGCTGCCATTAGAAATGAATGCATCAGACCTTGAGAAAATGGTAAATATTTTAAATGAGCGTTTATATGGTGTACCAATTATTCACCTTCATGAAAAATTGAACACAGAATTTGTTTCACTGATGAAAATGTATGTGAACGATTTTGAACGGTCATACGAGTTTTT
This Virgibacillus phasianinus DNA region includes the following protein-coding sequences:
- the spoIIP gene encoding stage II sporulation protein P codes for the protein MNFNKKPDSKRKRLFVPFYKKGGLYVLCILLLFVLIGALTSIAPAYQFSSKTLSEWTSKVESTTFLYLLGMENRAFQEAFPEGQSFPKLSNTLFQLTTSIKPNDVRSLLGRELPGFSAFNNKIVVAGEGTNYTNLPIESSPPLKQILKDREAEVKEPEQEGKGDKKKKPAKVEENVVFLYNTHNRESFLPLLPKVDDPDLAYHDEANITKVSDRLAQSLEDNGIGAIVDHTDITKILQQKGMKSYQSYDVSRNVVEEAFASHEKLNYVFDIHRDSQPREVTTTTIGGEKYARIAIVVGGENADFQKNLAFAQKLNSLMEEKYPGLNRAVIVKEGPGVDGVYNQDLSKKSLIFEIGGVGNNLEELYRSADALAEVFSDFYYDAEKVSTKEKED
- the lepA gene encoding translation elongation factor 4, translating into MVKKQRNVRNFSIIAHIDHGKSTLADRILEKTKALTQREMKEQFLDAMDLERERGITIKLNAVQLGYTSNAGEEYIFNLIDTPGHVDFTYEVSRSLAACEGAILVVDAAQGIEAQTLANVYLALDNELEIIPVINKIDLPNADTDRVTQELVDVIGIDPEDVILASAKDGIGIDEILERISEAIPAPAGDVNNPLKALIFDSLYDAYRGVVAYICIKEGSVKVGDKIKMMATEKEFEVNEVGVFSPKPLKKNMLTVGDVGYLTASIKNVGDSRVGDTITLANNQAESPLPGYRKLNPMVFCGLFPIDSNQYNDLREALERLELNDSSLQYDAETSQALGFGFRCGFLGLLHMEIIQERIEREFNIGLITTAPSVIYEVEKTDEEILEIDNPSELPDPQTISEIREPYVKATIMVPNDYVGTVMELSQKKRGQFVDMEYLDDIRVNVMYHIPLSEIVYDFFDQLKSQTKGYASFDYELIGYRASNLVKMDILLNNDSIDALSFIVHRDFAYDRGKQIVETLKDLIPKQQFEVPVQAAIGNKIVARSTIKAMRKNVLSKCYGGDITRKRKLLEKQKEGKKRMKMVGSVEVPQEAFMAVLKINDD
- the hemW gene encoding radical SAM family heme chaperone HemW; translated protein: MVQSVYIHIPFCQQICHYCDFVKFFYNEKLADEYVEALSNEIRTNVKERKQPVKTIFIGGGTPTALNVKQLQSLLEVIAERFDVTACEEFTIEANPGDFDADKAKLLKRYGVNRVSLGVQAFDNQLLEDIGRLHKVKDVYNTVNLLKKHGFDNISIDLIYALPNQTVDGFEKSLQEAISFDLPHYSTYSLQIEPKTVFYQRHKKGKLHRPPQEDEVQMYKILRDTMKENGIEQYEISNFAKPGYESKHNLTYWNNDYYYGFGAGAHGYLPGKRTGNIRPLPAYVKQALKDGHPILSAEEIGLKEMIEEEMFLGLRKREGVSKQQFEQKYRLSIDGLYGKKISRLAAKEWIYNTDDTISLTPEGILFGNNVFAEFLLEDDNLSHLR
- the hrcA gene encoding heat-inducible transcriptional repressor HrcA, producing the protein MLTERQLLILQVIIDDFIQTAQPVGSRVLSKKESISFSSATIRNVMADLEDLGYLQKTHSSSGRIPSEKGYRFYVDHLVSAEGIPDNIDVMKHVIQDGVFEFEQVVQKSAQVLSDLTNYTSIILGPEVFETKLKQLQIVTLSDHTAVAILITNTGHVEHRAFTLPLEMNASDLEKMVNILNERLYGVPIIHLHEKLNTEFVSLMKMYVNDFERSYEFLKSAFFSEQPVKLYFGGKTNMLMQPEFKDIEKVRSFYSMMEKEDEIANMLKASTEGIKVSIGHENKVDAIKDCSLITATYHLGEDQLGTIALLGPTRMEYRKVITLLHALSNEMTDALYMWYKNNE